In Marinilabiliales bacterium, a genomic segment contains:
- the typA gene encoding translational GTPase TypA, translated as MQDIRNIAIIAHVDHGKTTLVDRILHQVKLFRENQDMGDLILDSNDLERERGITILSKNVSVRYKGSKINIIDTPGHSDFGGEVERVLNMADAVLLLVDAFEGPMPQTRFVLQKALELNLKPIVVINKVDKPNCHPDDVLEAVYELMFSLDATEEQLEFPAVFGSSKEGWMSGDWRVPGNDIIFLLDTILDYVKPPEYRPGKLQMQVSSIDYSSYLGRIGVGRISQGKIRAGMQVSVVKADGSITKSVVKELYLFEGLSKEKVKHEVGSGEICAVLGVENIDIGDTISDFDEPEGLPVINIDKPTMSMIFTINNSPFYGKEGIYVTSRHLRERLYLETEKNLAMKVEETGSPEKLTVYGRGILHLSILIETMRREGYEFQLGQPKVILREIDGITHEPVEALTVLVPEEHQGKVIEIVTRRRGDIVNIIPKNDRVVLEFDIPARGLIGLTNAVLTLTEGEAVMAHRFKAYEPWKGEISGRRNGALISMETGTAIAYSIDKLQDRGRFFVDPGEPIYTGQVIGENTRQDDLVINVTKTKKLTNIRASGSDDKASITPATKFSLEEAMEYIREDEYVEVTPKSIRLRKIFLDENERKRMSKN; from the coding sequence ATGCAGGATATAAGAAATATAGCAATTATTGCCCATGTTGATCACGGCAAAACTACACTGGTCGACAGAATTCTTCACCAGGTAAAGCTTTTCAGGGAGAACCAGGATATGGGAGACCTGATACTTGACTCGAACGATCTGGAAAGGGAAAGAGGGATAACAATTCTTTCAAAAAATGTATCGGTCAGGTATAAAGGCAGCAAGATCAACATTATCGATACACCCGGCCACTCAGATTTCGGCGGAGAGGTTGAGAGAGTGCTAAATATGGCTGATGCCGTACTGCTGCTGGTCGATGCCTTTGAGGGCCCGATGCCCCAGACCCGCTTTGTATTGCAAAAGGCGCTGGAGCTGAACCTTAAACCGATCGTGGTGATCAACAAGGTTGACAAGCCAAATTGCCACCCCGATGATGTTCTTGAGGCTGTTTATGAGCTGATGTTCAGTCTTGATGCTACAGAGGAGCAGCTTGAGTTTCCCGCTGTTTTCGGTTCATCAAAAGAGGGGTGGATGTCGGGCGACTGGCGGGTGCCGGGCAACGATATAATTTTCCTGCTTGACACAATTCTCGATTATGTCAAACCACCTGAATACCGGCCCGGGAAACTCCAGATGCAGGTCAGTTCCATCGATTATTCATCATACCTTGGACGAATAGGGGTGGGAAGGATCAGCCAGGGTAAAATCAGGGCGGGAATGCAGGTCTCTGTTGTAAAAGCTGACGGGTCAATCACTAAATCTGTTGTAAAGGAGCTTTATCTTTTTGAAGGATTATCCAAGGAGAAGGTAAAACATGAAGTCGGGTCAGGTGAGATTTGTGCAGTTCTTGGTGTGGAAAATATTGACATTGGAGATACAATATCAGATTTCGACGAACCTGAAGGATTGCCGGTAATCAATATCGACAAGCCTACCATGAGCATGATCTTCACGATCAACAATTCACCTTTCTACGGCAAGGAGGGGATATATGTAACATCAAGGCACCTGCGGGAGAGACTGTACCTGGAGACGGAAAAGAACCTTGCAATGAAGGTTGAGGAGACCGGTTCACCGGAGAAACTGACAGTATACGGAAGGGGCATACTGCATCTCTCCATCCTGATTGAGACAATGCGCAGGGAGGGTTATGAATTTCAGCTTGGGCAACCCAAAGTAATTCTCAGGGAGATCGATGGAATTACACACGAACCTGTGGAGGCGCTGACCGTGCTGGTTCCGGAAGAGCATCAGGGGAAGGTGATCGAGATAGTAACCCGGCGAAGGGGAGATATTGTAAATATAATACCTAAGAATGACCGTGTTGTGCTGGAGTTTGATATACCTGCGCGGGGACTGATAGGGTTGACCAATGCTGTGCTTACACTGACCGAAGGTGAGGCTGTCATGGCCCACCGGTTTAAAGCCTATGAGCCATGGAAAGGAGAGATCAGCGGCCGCCGTAACGGGGCGCTTATTTCAATGGAAACCGGCACGGCCATAGCATACTCAATTGATAAGCTGCAGGACAGGGGCAGGTTCTTTGTCGATCCCGGTGAGCCGATCTATACCGGACAGGTAATTGGCGAAAATACCAGGCAGGATGACCTGGTGATTAATGTGACAAAAACCAAAAAGCTTACCAATATAAGGGCTTCCGGATCAGATGATAAAGCATCGATCACACCTGCCACTAAATTCTCTCTTGAGGAGGCGATGGAGTACATCCGCGAAGATGAATATGTTGAGGTAACCCCAAAGTCCATCCGGCTCAGGAAGATATTTCTCGATGAGAACGAAAGGAAGCGCATGAGCAAAAACTGA